Within the Beduinella massiliensis genome, the region TGTACGAGACGCTTTCTCCCTTCATGACGGCGTCCGAAGACGCATGGCTGCGCCGCTACACGCGCGCGATTTGACGAAGGAGGAGAGCGCATGGCGGTCTACGAACGCATTATCGACCTGATCGGGCATACGCCCCTCTTGCGCCTTCACGGGCTGGAAGCAGCGCGCGGCCTTCAGGCTGCGCTGTATGGGAAGCTGGAATGCATGAATCCGGCGGGAAGCGCCAAGGATCGCGCGGCGCTCTTCATGATTGCGGATGCTGAAGCACGGGGGCTGCTTCGTGCTGGCGGCGTGATCGTGGAGCCCACGAGCGGCAACACGGGCATTGGGCTCGCTTTTTGCGCGCTGCAGCGCGGCTACCGCGTGATTTTGACGATGCCGGAAACCATGAGCGTGGAGCGGCGGAAATTGCTTTCAGCTTATGGAGCCGAGCTGATATTGACGCCGGGCAGCCTCGGCATGCAGGGGGCGATCGAGCGGGCGCATGAGATCGCGGCATCGCTCCCGGGTGCGTTCGTAGCGGGGCAGTTTGAAAATCCCGCCAACCCACGCGCGCACTACGAAACCACCGGACCGGAAATTTACGAAGACCTGTCCGGGCGGGTCGACGCGTTTGTCGCCTGCGTAGGAACGGGCGGCACGATCTCCGGCGTGGGGCGCTATCTCAAGGAGAAGGGGACGCATGCGCATATTGCGGCGGTGGAGCCTGCGGGATCGCCCGTACTTTCGGGCGGCTGCGCGGGCGCGCACGGCATTCAGGGCATCGGCGCAGGCTTTGTGCCGAAGGCGCTTTGCAAAAGCGTGCTCGACGAGGTGATTCGGGTGGCGGACGAGGAGGCCTTTGCGTTCGCGCGCCTCGCGGTGAGGACGGATGGCGTGCTCTGCGGCATCTCCTCCGGCGCGGCGCTTGCGGCGGCGGCAAAGCTGGCCGCGCGCGGCGAATTTAAGGGAAGAAACGTCGCTGTGCTGCTCCCGGACGGCGGGGAAAAGTACCTGTCCACGCCCGGCTTTGTGCGGGAGGGCACAAATGCGCTTCCTTTGTCAGGAAAGAATTGATTTTTGTGCGGATTCCCTGTATAATATAGATAGGGAACGTGAAGTCCCTACAGACTCTGAACAGGAGGGCTGCTATATGAAATTAATTATTGCGATCGTCCAGGATGAGGACGCTTCCCGTCTCGTCAGTGCGCTTATGAACGACGGTTACGGTGTGACCAAGCTGGCGACGACCGGCGGCTTCCTGCGCGCGGGCAATACGACCCTGCTCGTCGGCGTGGATGACGACCGTTTCCAGGGCGCGATGGCCATTATCGAAAAGATCTGCAAGAGCCGCAAGCAGATCGCGACGTCCCCGTCCCCCGTGGCGGGCACGGCCAGCGTGTACGTACCCTACCCCATCGAGGTCATGGTCGGCGGCGCGACCGTGTTCGTGCTGGAGGTTGAGCAGTTCGTCAAGCTGTAAGGCGGACGAGGGCTGCTGCTTGTCATGAAGGAAGCAACATTGCGAGATTTTTACGGGCAGTCTGCCCTGATCGAACGTCTCGAAGGGGACTTTCGGTCGGGGCAGTTTGTTCATGCCTATCTGTTCGTCGGGCCGCGGGGCGTGGGCAAGCGCTCTGTCGCGCGGCTTCTTGCGCGCACGGCGCTTTGTACGGGGGCGGACAAGCCCTGCGGCATCTGCGGCCCCTGCGTGCGTTTTTTGACGGACAACCACCCCGACGTAAAGACGCTTCGCCCTGAAAAATCGCTGGGCGTGGACGAGGTGCGCGAGCTTATCGCGTCGGTGCAGCTGCGCGCGTTTGAGGGCGGCGCCAAAATCGCCCTGATCGAACGGGCGGACCGCATGACAGCGCAGGCGCAAAACTGCCTGCTCAAGACATTGGAGGAGCCGCCGGGCGGGACGATCTTCTTTCTGATGACGGATACGCCCAGCGCGCTGCTGCCCACCATCGTCTCTCGCTGCCGCACGGTGCACTTCCACCCCTTGACGCAGGCGGAGGAGGAGGCACGGCTGCTGGAGCTCGGCATCGCGTCCGAGCGGGCAGCGCTGCTTTCTCAGCTGTCCGAGGGAAGTGTGGGCGAGGCGCTGTCGATCGAGGCGGACGACAGCTATTTGCAGCTCCGCTCCCGCGTGATGCAGGCGGTCTTCGACCTGCGCGGTCCGCAGGACGTGCTGCTCATGAGCGCGCGCTTTAAGGATGACAAGGAAAATGCCGAACGCATTTTGGACATATTGGAAAGGCTGTTGCGCGATGCGATGCGCGCTCAGGCGGGCGGTATGCGCCTTGCAGAGGCGTCGGCGGGCTACGCCGCGTTCGCGGAGCGCGCGGACCTTTCCGTGACGCTAAGGCTTCTTTCGCAGGTAGCGCTCGCGCGCAGGATGCGCGCGAGTAACGTGCCGTTTGCGACGGTGTGGGAACATATCTTGCTGGAGGCTTCAAAGGAGTTATTATAGATGGCAACGGTAATCGGCGTCCGCTTCAAGCGGGCGGGTAAGGTTTATTTTTTTGATCCCGGCCCTTACGAGATCGTGGCGGGCGGGAACGTCGTGGTCGAGACGGCGCGCGGCGTGGAGTTCGGCGAGGTGGTGACACCGCCCAGGGACGTTCCGGACGAGCAGATCGTGCAGCCGCTCAAACAGGTGGTGCGCGTTGCGACGGAACAGGACGTGCGCACCGCGCGGCGAAACGAGGAGAACGAAAAAAGCGCCTTCGTGATCTGCCAGGAAAAGATCGCGGTGCACAAGCTGGAAATGAAGCTCGTCGACGTGGAGTACACGTTTGACAACTCCAAAATCATCTTTTACTTCACGGCCAACGGCCGGGTGGACTTCCGCGCGCTCGTCAAGGATCTGGCCTCCGTGTTCAAGACGCGCATCGAGCTGCGGCAAATCGGCGTGCGCGACGAGGCGAAGATGCTGGGCGGCCTGGGGCCGTGCGGACGGCAGATCTGCTGCCGCGCGTTTTTGGGTGACTTTCAGCCTGTTTCGATCAAAATGGCCAAAGAACAGAGCCTGTCGCTCAATCCGACAAAGATTTCGGGGCTTTGCGGCCGTCTGATGTGCTGCCTCAAGTACGAGCAGGAGACCTATGAGCAGAGCCGTAAGCGCATGCCGCGCGTGGGCAAGGAGATCATCACGCCCGACGGGCCGGGCACGGTGCAGGACATCAACGTGCTGGGCGAAGTGGTGCGTGTGCGCATCGCGCAGGGAGACGCTTACGAGGTACGCGAATACCCATTTGACGATTGCTCGCGCCCGCCGCAGGGGGAAGCGCCCAAGCCCAGGCCTGAAAAGGTGGAAGGAGCCGTGGAACGCCCGGAGGATAAGCGCCCGCGGCCCGCGCGCGAACGCGCGGAGCGGAGCGAACGGCCGCCGCAGGACGCGCGCGGCAAGGGGCGCAGGGAGCGCAGCGGCGTCGAGACGGAGCGCCGCGCAGACAGACCGGAGCGGCCGGATCGCGGGATGGACACGGGCAAGCGCCACGGCGAAGAACCGGCGCGGCGCCCGGCGCCAATAAAAGAAGCGCCCACGGCTCAGGAAAAAACCGAGGCGGAAAAAGAACCCGTGAAGCCGGACATGCCGGCGCAAGAGCCTGAAAACGCGGTGGAGGCCGCTGCCGTTCCCGGTGCGGAGGCAGGGGCCTTGGAGGCGCAGGAAGACGCGGCAAGGGAAAGCGGCGAAGCGTTCTTTGCAGAAGAAGAGATCGAACTGCACGAAGCGGAGGAGCTGATCGATCTGCCGCTGGAAGATGAAGGCGACGAGCTGCAAAGCGATTGACAAGCCACAAAAAAGGTTGCATTTAGAGCGCCTGCGTGATAGAATACAAACGGTATCCTTCTACTGATGATCGGGAGGTGAAATACGATGGCTTATAAAATTTCCGACGCATGCATCAGCTGCGGCGCCTGTGCCGCGGAGTGCCCGGTGAGCGCAATCAGCGAGGGTGAAGGCAAGTACGTGATCGATGCGGATACCTGTATCGAGTGTGGCGCTTGCGCAGGCGTTTGCCCGGTTTCTGCCCCTACGCAGGACTGATCCAGCATAAAATAGGCGTGCCGATTCGGCGCGCTTATTTTTTTGCGGCTGATTAAAGGAAGCTGCGCTGCGCAGGATGAAGGCGGATTGACATTTGACAGCCTGCCTGACGGATGGTATGATACTCGTATCGATTTTTCGCAAAGGCGGAGGGAAACCGTGAGCAGTCAGGAAAAACCTACGATGAAGAC harbors:
- the holB gene encoding DNA polymerase III subunit delta', with the protein product MRDFYGQSALIERLEGDFRSGQFVHAYLFVGPRGVGKRSVARLLARTALCTGADKPCGICGPCVRFLTDNHPDVKTLRPEKSLGVDEVRELIASVQLRAFEGGAKIALIERADRMTAQAQNCLLKTLEEPPGGTIFFLMTDTPSALLPTIVSRCRTVHFHPLTQAEEEARLLELGIASERAALLSQLSEGSVGEALSIEADDSYLQLRSRVMQAVFDLRGPQDVLLMSARFKDDKENAERILDILERLLRDAMRAQAGGMRLAEASAGYAAFAERADLSVTLRLLSQVALARRMRASNVPFATVWEHILLEASKELL
- the cysK gene encoding cysteine synthase A, whose amino-acid sequence is MAVYERIIDLIGHTPLLRLHGLEAARGLQAALYGKLECMNPAGSAKDRAALFMIADAEARGLLRAGGVIVEPTSGNTGIGLAFCALQRGYRVILTMPETMSVERRKLLSAYGAELILTPGSLGMQGAIERAHEIAASLPGAFVAGQFENPANPRAHYETTGPEIYEDLSGRVDAFVACVGTGGTISGVGRYLKEKGTHAHIAAVEPAGSPVLSGGCAGAHGIQGIGAGFVPKALCKSVLDEVIRVADEEAFAFARLAVRTDGVLCGISSGAALAAAAKLAARGEFKGRNVAVLLPDGGEKYLSTPGFVREGTNALPLSGKN
- a CDS encoding cyclic-di-AMP receptor; the encoded protein is MKLIIAIVQDEDASRLVSALMNDGYGVTKLATTGGFLRAGNTTLLVGVDDDRFQGAMAIIEKICKSRKQIATSPSPVAGTASVYVPYPIEVMVGGATVFVLEVEQFVKL
- a CDS encoding 4Fe-4S binding protein, producing MAYKISDACISCGACAAECPVSAISEGEGKYVIDADTCIECGACAGVCPVSAPTQD